In Neodiprion pinetum isolate iyNeoPine1 chromosome 6, iyNeoPine1.2, whole genome shotgun sequence, one genomic interval encodes:
- the LOC124221885 gene encoding ankyrin repeat and death domain-containing protein 1A isoform X1, protein MTDNEDLKMTKSKIPPPLNLSEALEDEVLNQKTARILKNDLLLHEAVIKNETDSVRKVLKETVDVDSRNNYGRAPIHWAASKGNTEIIEMLIQAKCDIEARDKFGMRPLHMAAWHGHQEAVKMLINAGANVTAVNKKHYTLLMCGARGNSVGVVEYLAEAVESLNGEATDCTGATALHHAALAGNPAVITALANVPGVKLSATDKACQTAMHCACAEGHLEAVEVFIGLGANLDAKDNEGNTLLHVATLTRHTSIAQLLLRMGASTELRDESGMTALHVAASQGCKGILEAIVQQGVALDKQCKNGNTPLHMACENNEVDTVEILINKGADLNCLNSRLQSPIHIAAEMGHTDICKLLLAAGANIEQREQGGKTPLYIAARGSFTAIVDMIIRTARLDYPTPEDSNSDKEVRELTPARRRWREESRGGSVSSASANLPERLRSILWRLAYKQLAPPDWKKLALHWAFTHEQIRAIEHQYTESIAGPSSFKEHGFRMLLIWASGLHPEVNLVKELYEALSAIDKKSIADAMRKRLDKESESKSKSNKRRCHKCTIT, encoded by the exons ATGACGGACAACGAAGACCTGAAAATGACAAAATCTAAAATCCCGCCTCCTCTCAACCTGTCGGAAGCGTTGGAAGACGAGGTGCTGAATCAAAAGACTGCTAGAA TACTTAAGAACGACCTGCTTCTACACGAAGCTGTGATAAAGAACGAAACCGACAGCGTTCGAAAGGTGCTCAAAGAAACTGTTGACGTAGATTCGAGAAACAAC taTGGACGGGCACCAATTCACTGGGCTGCGTCGAAAGGGAACACAGAGATCATTGAGATGCTGATACAGGCGAAATGCGACATCGAAGCGAGAGACAAG TTTGGTATGCGGCCATTGCACATGGCGGCTTGGCACGGCCACCAGGAAGCAGTAAAAATGTTAATCAATGCCGGCGCGAATGTAACAGCAGTTAACAAG AAACACTACACCCTGCTGATGTGCGGCGCACGAGGCAACAGCGTAGGTGTCGTCGAGTACCTCGCCGAGGCTGTCGAATCGCTGAACGGAGAAGCAACCGACTGCACAGGAGCCACAGCCCTTCATCATGCGGCCCTCGCTGGAAATCCAGCAGTCATCACAGCCCTGGCCAATGTTCCGGGTGTCAAGTTGTCCGCGACAGACAAGGCAT gTCAGACGGCGATGCACTGCGCTTGTGCGGAGGGTCACCTCGAGGCGGTCGAGGTTTTTATCGGCCTCGGGGCAAACCTGGACGCAAAGGACAACGAGGGCAATACCCTTCTGCACGTAGCGACCCTTACCAGGCACACGAGTATCGCCCAACTACTTCTGCGTATGGGCGCGAGTACGGAGCTTCGTGACGAG TCAGGAATGACCGCCCTGCACGTCGCGGCGAGTCAGGGATGCAAGGGAATTCTCGAGGCCATTGTTCAGCAGGGTGTTGCGCTTGACAAGCAGTGCAAG AACGGAAATACTCCCCTGCACATGGCTTGTGAGAACAACGAAGTTGACACGGTCGAAATACTAATCAACAAAGGAGCAGACTTGAACTGCCTCAACTCT AGATTGCAGTCGCCGATTCACATTGCCGCGGAAATGGGACACACCGATATTTGCAAACTGTTATTAGCAGCTGGAGCTAATATCGAACAACGCGAACAG GGAGGTAAAACGCCCCTATACATCGCGGCACGAGGCAGTTTTACAGCGATCGTGGACATGATAATTAGAACTGCTAGATTAGATTATCCGACCCCG GAGGATTCCAACTCCGACAAGGAAGTTCGCGAATTAACTCCGGCGAGAAGACGCTGGCGAGAAGAATCCCGAGGCGGAAGTGTATCAAGTGCGAGCGCCAATCTCCCTGAAAGACTCAGGTCCATTCTTTGGAGATTAGCGTACAAACAACTCGCGCCGCCTGATTGGAAGAAGCTCGCGTTGCACTGGGCTTTCACTCACGAACAAATCAGAGCCATCGAACATCAGTACACAG AATCGATCGCAGGTCCGTCGAGCTTCAAGGAACACGGCTTTCGGATGTTGTTGATATGGGCGTCAGGTTTGCATCCTGAAGTAAACCTCGTCAAGGAATTATACGAAGCTTTATCAGCCATCGATAAAAAATCTATCGCCG ATGCGATGCGTAAGAGACTGGATAAGGAAAGCGAGAGCAAGTCTAAATCGAACAAACGTCGCTGTCACAAGTGTACAATAACATGA
- the LOC124221885 gene encoding ankyrin repeat and death domain-containing protein 1A isoform X2 codes for MTDNEDLKMTKSKIPPPLNLSEALEDEVLNQKTARILKNDLLLHEAVIKNETDSVRKVLKETVDVDSRNNYGRAPIHWAASKGNTEIIEMLIQAKCDIEARDKFGMRPLHMAAWHGHQEAVKMLINAGANVTAVNKKHYTLLMCGARGNSVGVVEYLAEAVESLNGEATDCTGATALHHAALAGNPAVITALANVPGVKLSATDKACQTAMHCACAEGHLEAVEVFIGLGANLDAKDNEGNTLLHVATLTRHTSIAQLLLRMGASTELRDESGMTALHVAASQGCKGILEAIVQQGVALDKQCKNGNTPLHMACENNEVDTVEILINKGADLNCLNSRLQSPIHIAAEMGHTDICKLLLAAGANIEQREQGGKTPLYIAARGSFTAIVDMIIRTARLDYPTPEDSNSDKEVRELTPARRRWREESRGGSVSSASANLPERLRSILWRLAYKQLAPPDWKKLALHWAFTHEQIRAIEHQYTGPSSFKEHGFRMLLIWASGLHPEVNLVKELYEALSAIDKKSIADAMRKRLDKESESKSKSNKRRCHKCTIT; via the exons ATGACGGACAACGAAGACCTGAAAATGACAAAATCTAAAATCCCGCCTCCTCTCAACCTGTCGGAAGCGTTGGAAGACGAGGTGCTGAATCAAAAGACTGCTAGAA TACTTAAGAACGACCTGCTTCTACACGAAGCTGTGATAAAGAACGAAACCGACAGCGTTCGAAAGGTGCTCAAAGAAACTGTTGACGTAGATTCGAGAAACAAC taTGGACGGGCACCAATTCACTGGGCTGCGTCGAAAGGGAACACAGAGATCATTGAGATGCTGATACAGGCGAAATGCGACATCGAAGCGAGAGACAAG TTTGGTATGCGGCCATTGCACATGGCGGCTTGGCACGGCCACCAGGAAGCAGTAAAAATGTTAATCAATGCCGGCGCGAATGTAACAGCAGTTAACAAG AAACACTACACCCTGCTGATGTGCGGCGCACGAGGCAACAGCGTAGGTGTCGTCGAGTACCTCGCCGAGGCTGTCGAATCGCTGAACGGAGAAGCAACCGACTGCACAGGAGCCACAGCCCTTCATCATGCGGCCCTCGCTGGAAATCCAGCAGTCATCACAGCCCTGGCCAATGTTCCGGGTGTCAAGTTGTCCGCGACAGACAAGGCAT gTCAGACGGCGATGCACTGCGCTTGTGCGGAGGGTCACCTCGAGGCGGTCGAGGTTTTTATCGGCCTCGGGGCAAACCTGGACGCAAAGGACAACGAGGGCAATACCCTTCTGCACGTAGCGACCCTTACCAGGCACACGAGTATCGCCCAACTACTTCTGCGTATGGGCGCGAGTACGGAGCTTCGTGACGAG TCAGGAATGACCGCCCTGCACGTCGCGGCGAGTCAGGGATGCAAGGGAATTCTCGAGGCCATTGTTCAGCAGGGTGTTGCGCTTGACAAGCAGTGCAAG AACGGAAATACTCCCCTGCACATGGCTTGTGAGAACAACGAAGTTGACACGGTCGAAATACTAATCAACAAAGGAGCAGACTTGAACTGCCTCAACTCT AGATTGCAGTCGCCGATTCACATTGCCGCGGAAATGGGACACACCGATATTTGCAAACTGTTATTAGCAGCTGGAGCTAATATCGAACAACGCGAACAG GGAGGTAAAACGCCCCTATACATCGCGGCACGAGGCAGTTTTACAGCGATCGTGGACATGATAATTAGAACTGCTAGATTAGATTATCCGACCCCG GAGGATTCCAACTCCGACAAGGAAGTTCGCGAATTAACTCCGGCGAGAAGACGCTGGCGAGAAGAATCCCGAGGCGGAAGTGTATCAAGTGCGAGCGCCAATCTCCCTGAAAGACTCAGGTCCATTCTTTGGAGATTAGCGTACAAACAACTCGCGCCGCCTGATTGGAAGAAGCTCGCGTTGCACTGGGCTTTCACTCACGAACAAATCAGAGCCATCGAACATCAGTACACAG GTCCGTCGAGCTTCAAGGAACACGGCTTTCGGATGTTGTTGATATGGGCGTCAGGTTTGCATCCTGAAGTAAACCTCGTCAAGGAATTATACGAAGCTTTATCAGCCATCGATAAAAAATCTATCGCCG ATGCGATGCGTAAGAGACTGGATAAGGAAAGCGAGAGCAAGTCTAAATCGAACAAACGTCGCTGTCACAAGTGTACAATAACATGA
- the LOC124221885 gene encoding ankyrin repeat and death domain-containing protein 1A isoform X3, which produces MTDNEDLKMTKSKIPPPLNLSEALEDEVLNQKTARILKNDLLLHEAVIKNETDSVRKVLKETVDVDSRNNYGRAPIHWAASKGNTEIIEMLIQAKCDIEARDKFGMRPLHMAAWHGHQEAVKMLINAGANVTAVNKKHYTLLMCGARGNSVGVVEYLAEAVESLNGEATDCTGATALHHAALAGNPAVITALANVPGVKLSATDKACQTAMHCACAEGHLEAVEVFIGLGANLDAKDNEGNTLLHVATLTRHTSIAQLLLRMGASTELRDESGMTALHVAASQGCKGILEAIVQQGVALDKQCKNGNTPLHMACENNEVDTVEILINKGADLNCLNSRLQSPIHIAAEMGHTDICKLLLAAGANIEQREQGGKTPLYIAARGSFTAIVDMIIRTARLDYPTPEDSNSDKEVRELTPARRRWREESRGGSVSSASANLPERLRSILWRLAYKQLAPPDWKKLALHWAFTHEQIRAIEHQYTDAMRKRLDKESESKSKSNKRRCHKCTIT; this is translated from the exons ATGACGGACAACGAAGACCTGAAAATGACAAAATCTAAAATCCCGCCTCCTCTCAACCTGTCGGAAGCGTTGGAAGACGAGGTGCTGAATCAAAAGACTGCTAGAA TACTTAAGAACGACCTGCTTCTACACGAAGCTGTGATAAAGAACGAAACCGACAGCGTTCGAAAGGTGCTCAAAGAAACTGTTGACGTAGATTCGAGAAACAAC taTGGACGGGCACCAATTCACTGGGCTGCGTCGAAAGGGAACACAGAGATCATTGAGATGCTGATACAGGCGAAATGCGACATCGAAGCGAGAGACAAG TTTGGTATGCGGCCATTGCACATGGCGGCTTGGCACGGCCACCAGGAAGCAGTAAAAATGTTAATCAATGCCGGCGCGAATGTAACAGCAGTTAACAAG AAACACTACACCCTGCTGATGTGCGGCGCACGAGGCAACAGCGTAGGTGTCGTCGAGTACCTCGCCGAGGCTGTCGAATCGCTGAACGGAGAAGCAACCGACTGCACAGGAGCCACAGCCCTTCATCATGCGGCCCTCGCTGGAAATCCAGCAGTCATCACAGCCCTGGCCAATGTTCCGGGTGTCAAGTTGTCCGCGACAGACAAGGCAT gTCAGACGGCGATGCACTGCGCTTGTGCGGAGGGTCACCTCGAGGCGGTCGAGGTTTTTATCGGCCTCGGGGCAAACCTGGACGCAAAGGACAACGAGGGCAATACCCTTCTGCACGTAGCGACCCTTACCAGGCACACGAGTATCGCCCAACTACTTCTGCGTATGGGCGCGAGTACGGAGCTTCGTGACGAG TCAGGAATGACCGCCCTGCACGTCGCGGCGAGTCAGGGATGCAAGGGAATTCTCGAGGCCATTGTTCAGCAGGGTGTTGCGCTTGACAAGCAGTGCAAG AACGGAAATACTCCCCTGCACATGGCTTGTGAGAACAACGAAGTTGACACGGTCGAAATACTAATCAACAAAGGAGCAGACTTGAACTGCCTCAACTCT AGATTGCAGTCGCCGATTCACATTGCCGCGGAAATGGGACACACCGATATTTGCAAACTGTTATTAGCAGCTGGAGCTAATATCGAACAACGCGAACAG GGAGGTAAAACGCCCCTATACATCGCGGCACGAGGCAGTTTTACAGCGATCGTGGACATGATAATTAGAACTGCTAGATTAGATTATCCGACCCCG GAGGATTCCAACTCCGACAAGGAAGTTCGCGAATTAACTCCGGCGAGAAGACGCTGGCGAGAAGAATCCCGAGGCGGAAGTGTATCAAGTGCGAGCGCCAATCTCCCTGAAAGACTCAGGTCCATTCTTTGGAGATTAGCGTACAAACAACTCGCGCCGCCTGATTGGAAGAAGCTCGCGTTGCACTGGGCTTTCACTCACGAACAAATCAGAGCCATCGAACATCAGTACACAG ATGCGATGCGTAAGAGACTGGATAAGGAAAGCGAGAGCAAGTCTAAATCGAACAAACGTCGCTGTCACAAGTGTACAATAACATGA